One Arvicanthis niloticus isolate mArvNil1 chromosome X, mArvNil1.pat.X, whole genome shotgun sequence genomic window, ttttcaggtagatggatggacctagaaaaggTTATATTAAGTGATATAACCaaaatccagaaagacaaatgatgCATGCACTCTTATATATGGATCTTAGCTCTTAATTTTCAGATGTGAGTACATAAATTGTAATATCCCCAGAAATCAGAAATGGATCATCATGGTGGCGGTGTCAGAAGTAGctctagagcagtgcttctcgaccttcctgatgctgcgatcctttaatacagttccttgtgtgtgttgtagtgacccccaaacataacattatttcattgctacttcataactgtagttttgttactgatatgaataataatgtaatttTGGAGGGATAGAGATTTGTCAaaggggttatgacccacagattgaaaaTCACTACTTTAGAGAGCAGGAAATTAGTAAACCTTAAAAATAGCTCTCATAGTATCTGAAGATGCTCTCCAAGGGAGGAAAGCAACCAACAATCCTTCTACTCTGTAATGATTGTGAACCATAACAAAGACCAGAATGGAAAGAGCATCTTTTTGCTGCAATAGTGACACTTATATTTTGGGGGTAGCCAACATCTATCCAATTTGTCTTCAAATGCactcagtaggaaaaaaaaaccttatgcCTTGTACTTTAAATCTTGTCAACTATTCAGATAAAACAGATTACAACTGATCATGGGCTGTTCAGTACTAAGTAATGTTGTCTTCCACATGACTCCTACACCCAAAGCTCAAGGAGCATCAtgaaagaggagatggaaagattgtaaaagcccaGGAACCAGGAAGTATGTTTCAATAAAACTGTACACATGACACTTAACAATATTGTCACTTAAACAAGATCTGTAGAATGGCAGTATGGATGGAGAAAATTTTACAAGGCCCCACCTCTAGATGAGGAACTATAGACAGATAATAACTGCTGAGAGAGGGAAAATCAGATTTTCCCAGGGACAAGCTGGATAATTGATTATCCAACTCCAAGTGGTCAGTCTTAAAcaaatatgtgtgtttgtgtatatatatatatatatatatatatatatatatatatattataaatatatttattaatatatatcagCAACATTAATGTAGTCGCCTGTGGCCACAGattaactgggttcacctgaaaggaaggctgggaatgaaagggggacagagggtgagaagagatgaagacaAGACAAAGAACATAATAGAAGATTGATCAAGAAGCAGCACTCATGACACTTCAACACTACGGTTTCCTAGAAATGACTGAGACAACTACAACACTAGTGAACATCCTAACATGAAAGAGAAATTTCAGGGGGTCCCACCCCTTGACAAACAGCTACAGACACCTAGCAActactggggggaggggaattaATCTTCCACAGAGATAAGCCTTCTGATTACCCAATACCAAGTAATCTGAAAGTCACATGATATAGACTATTTCAggttatatttacttatttaagaacattttatcgtgtgtgtatgtatgtatgtatgtatgtatgtaaaacaaTCGTAATTAAagaaagaggccatggatttaaAAGTGAGCAAAGGaatttggaagaaggaaaggagagaagttatataattatattttaattaaaataaaaactaaataaatgaagcatacaaaaatataaaatattatgcaTAGCTATTCATTGAATAAATGCAAATTTGGGAAGAATCCTTCATTCACCTGACTAAAAGGTTATTATTGAAAAGAAGGATATTATTAAATACATTAGCCATATCAAATATTGGTGAAATATTGAAATGCAAATTGTTGTAATTATTTCAGAGTAGCTTGGCCTTTTCTTATAAAAGTAAACATATGCCTGTCCTGTAACTCACCCAATCAATGTCTgagtattattttatataagagaAGTTAACGCATATGCCAAGATAAAGATTTCTGTGTTAATGTTCATAGTATCTTTATTGGTAATATGCCCATCCTGAAAGAATATACGTATCTGTGAACAAGTGAGTAGCTAAATACATTGATACAGGAACACAATGGAGAACTACTTagcaataaagaaataattatatagTAATCCATATAAAATTTTAGATAGATTTCAAAACATGATGTTTAGTGaaagatataagaaaaaattacatattttattatttcattgccATAAATTCTGAGGTGAAAAGGCAAACTAATTTGTACTGACAGAAAAATCATCAGCTGCCTGAGTGGGAGTGTAGGAGGGATGGGGAGACATAAAAATAAGCACAAAAGAATCCCTTCACATACATCAGTTTTGTATCTTGAATAAAGATACAATTATCTGTAGATGCATGTATGAATAACAATTTCCAAAACTTAACAATTTGTACAGCTTTAGATGTGTGTGATTTGTTGCGTGTAAATTCTGTCTTTATAAAGCTACTTATAATCTATTTGCCTGATCAGTGCCTGATTAGTGGATCAAAAGTTGTCCAGGCAGAAAACGAGAGTGTCTTGAACTGTATTGGAAGCAGCCAGATTAAGAGAAGTAAACAGATTTGtggaatatttcaaaatatactcATAAGAGTAAGTAAATGTTCATCATTTTCCAAAGGTTAACTTTTTTAGTTTTCTAGAGCAAAAGCTAGGGAAGATTCCATTCTGAAACCCCCCTGCATTTGTAGAGAAACTTACTATGAACTCAAATGACCTGGGAGAACACCATGGATTCTATTCAACTGCTAAAAATAtttcaagggggaaaaaagagtaggaggaatcaaaagaaaaacattgtgtACATACTAATTTCTATCACGTTCTTCAGCAGTTATCTCTTGACTATGAAAGCTAAGTAGGAAAAGCAGATTTGAGATGAGCATAAGAGTATAAAGTTCAAATATTGTATATGCCCATAGAGGGATCACAGTAGTCAATCTTCCCCAGCATGATATAATTTGTGAGAGTTTGTTTCActttagaagttaaaaaaaaatggagaagacagcTCAATCAGGAAAGGTCTCAGTAGCAAGCCTGAGGGCTTGAGCTTgagccccagcacacacataaataaaaaggcaGGGAAAAACACACTGCACACTTTTAACCCCAACgttgcagaggcagagacaagtagatctctgagacTCACTGGCCCACCAGCCTACCCTGCAtgatgaattctaggccagcgaAAGACCCTGTAAAAAAGAAACGGGTTGTGACTGAGGAATGACCTCCACGCTACCACAGTAGTCTTTTGGCCTtcgtgttggggtgtgtgtgtgtgtatgtgtgtgtgtgtgtgtgtgtgtgtgtgtgtgtgtgtgtgtttctctgtgtaaagaGAGATCCTTCCAACTTTTAGAATTCTTCCTTATCCACAAATTGTTTGTGTACATTGGATCTGTTTTCATTGTCACTTCAGCCTTCTGAGGAGAGGTATTTTTAGCTTCAATTTTCTGTAAAGGAGGATATCTGTAAAGACAACTTTGATGCCATGGAAGCAACTTAACCTATTAAACTAAACTTAAACTATTTCCTCaagtgtttgaatttttattttgctttcatctATGGAAAGGTGAATTATTTctcctgttcattttttttctgggccCCCCTCTCTTtgaccttccttctttccctttgccATTGCTTATTCACTGCGATTAGTGCTTTCTTTCACTGTTGGTCTATAGGAAAACAGCTCTCCTGGCCCTGAGACACATATGCATTCTATtctacctccttccctcctcatTCATTTCCCTTGGACTAAAGTCATTCAAAAGTTTTGGTAGATGTGAGGTTGGAATGACTGTTCAAATAAGGTCTTCAAAGTATCTGGGCATTTCAGCACACTacactaaaatattaaaaattgccCATTTTACAGTTTAGCAGCTTTTGaataactttactttttttttttttttgaccctaAGGAGTGATTTGTGAAACTAAGAAAAACACAATACAATATGCACAATAAGGCCTCAGCTGCTATACTCACAGAAGGTGATTTTTCACCTGGGCAGGTGGAGGTACTCTCAGGTCATTTTGTTAGAAAAGATTACTTTATGCTGTTTTCCAAGAATTGTGGAACTGACGAGAGCGCagctaatatagaaaaaaaaaaaaaaaaaaaaaaaaaaaaacccggaaAGTTTATGTTCTGCTAATATGGGGATACAACAATGCCCTTGCTTCACTTTTTATCTGTGAAACCGAGTTGATCATTCATCTTCTTTTCCCCTTGAGGTTTCAGTTAACTCCTTCCATCAAGGTAAACTCTCAGTACAATGGATAAAGCTTTCTCCCCTCACTGGAGAAGGCTGTAAATGTGGAAATGTCTGATGTGATTGCATAGTCCACCAACCCCAGAATTTGAGAAGTTGActcagaaggatcacaagttcaaggtttgTCTGGGGGTATAAAACAaattcttgtctcaaaagaaaatgacCCCCTTCCTcccaaaaaacaaataagaacatcatgagtctcacaaaacaaactcaCTTGTGTGCCTGCTGGGGCAGATCCAGAGGTATAAAGCCATTTACAAGTGATGGTGTCTATAGCATATTTCTCTAAGGACATTTTCTGTATAGGTCTAGCCTCCACTTTTCTATTGCTCACTTGTCTCTATAGGTGGGAGTATCCTACATCATTTTCATTCACTCCCACCTGTCCATCAAAAGAAAGACCAGCCCTCTGAGATTCCTCTACCAAAGGTAAGAGTTTTCAAGTGCAAACAATTTGGACATCTAAAGGCTTCTATACAAACAATGCTTTGGACAAAATCAAAGCTTCATGAATGCATGACAAATGTTTTTGACATTTATGTTTGCACACTTGTCTGAGTGATTTTTGCCTTTGTGAGTCTGGAGAAATAAAATGTGTAAGTTACAGGTAATTCCCAACAGAAAGAAGGGCGGGAAATAAGGTAGAAATGACCACTGGCTTCTTGGGCCCAAAATTCCCAGAGCAAATAAATGGCTTGGTGCCAGGAATTCCCATCTACCCTACTGGAGGATCTCAAAGGTTTCAGAGTTGCTTTGGCTGCAGCTTGTTCTTTAATCTCTTGGGACTCTCCCTTCTGCTTGTCCTGGTGGGCCCTGGGTGGGGGGATACCTAAGAGCAATTGGTAGCCGGTACTTCTAatgctccttcctccctctcctaccTCCAAGAGTCTGTTTTGGGATTGGGTTCAGGAATGAAATCTGGCCTGTACTTCTGGAGAGCCGGTAGAATTGTCTGTTAAAAATCGCTCCAAGTTAAAGCTTCTGCTTTGGAGCCTAAAGCCCGGTTCCGAAAAACAAGTGGCATTTGGGGGAAGAAGGGTCTTCAGAGGCTACAGCGAGTCATTCCAGCCTTCAACCATACTAAGCCAGCCTGTACTACGTTCTCTAAAGCCACCCTGCGCTAGCTTAcggtgaggggaggggagaaaaggaaaggggaggggaagggaggggagagagaaaggaggtgggAAGGCAGGGAGGACGGCCCGCGGGGGCGGGACCGACTCACAAACTGTTGCATTTGCTTTCCACCTCCCAGCGCCCCCTCGGAGATCCCTAGGAGCCAGCCTGCTGGGAGAACCAGAGGGTCCGGAGCAAACCTGGAGGGGAAAAGACTGAGCTAGCCACTCCAGAGCCATACAGAACCTTAAGGGACACAGCACTGCCAGCCCCAGCCCAGCGACAGCCAACGCCTGTTGCAGAGCGTCGGCTTCGAAGCCGCCGCCCAGGAGCTGCCCTTTCCTCTTCGGTGAAGTTTCTAAAAGCTGCGGGAGACTCGAAGGAAGCGAGGAAAGTGTCCGGTAGGACTACGGCTGCCTTTGTCCTCCTCCCCTCTACCCCTACCCCCCTCCCGGGTCCCCTCTCCAGGAGCTGACTAGGCAGGCTTCCTGGCCAACCCTCTCCCCTACACCCCCAGCTCTGCCAGCCAGTTTGCACAGAGGTAACTCCCTTTGGCTGAAAGCAGACAAGCTTGTTGCACATTGCAAGGAAGGCTTTTGGGAGCCCAGAGACTGAGGAGCAACAGCACGCCCTGGAGAGTCCCTGATTCCAGGTTCTCCCCTGCACCTCCTCCTGCCTGTCCctcaccctgtgtgtgtgtgtggagctaGAAATGAAAAGATGAAAAGGCAGTCAGGGCTTCAGTagttgaaagcaaaacaaaagctaaaagaaaacaaaaagaaaatagctcAATTCTTATTTGCACCTGCTTCGGTGGACATTGAATTTGGATTTGGCAGaggattttccttttctctcttcaagcTTTGAGCATCTTTTAATCTGTTCAAGTATTTAGGGACAAACTGTGAAACTAGCAGGGCAGATCCTGTCTAGCGCGTGCCTTCCTTTACAGGAGACTTTGAGGCTATTTGGGCGTctttcccccccctcccccccccccccccaggctgcaAGTTTTCTTCCTTGGAGCTTCCCGCAGGTGGGCAGCTAGCTGCAGATACTACATCATCAGTCAGTAGAACTCTTCAGAGcaagagaagaggaggcaggataAGGGAATTCTGTGGAAGCTACAGACAAGCTCAAGGATGGAGGTGCAGTTAGGGCTGGGAAGGGTCTACCCACGGCCCCCGTCCAAGACCTATCGAGGAGCGTTCCAGAATCTGTTCCAGAGCGTGCGAGAAGCGATCCAGAACCCGGGCCCCAGGCACCCTGAGGCCGCTAGCATAGCACCTCCCGGCGCCTGTTTACAGCAGCGGCAGGAGACTAGCCCCCGGCGGCGACGGCGGCAGCAGCATACTGAGGATGGCTCTCCTCAAGCCCACATCAGAGGCCCCACAGGCTACCTGGCCCTGGAGGAGGAACAGCAGCCTTCACAGCAGCAGTCAGCCTCCGAGGGCCACCCTGAGAGCCGCTGCCTCCCCGAGCCTGGGGTGGCCACGGCTCCTGGCAAGGGGCTGCCGCAGCAGCCACCAGCTCCTCCAGATCAGGATGACTCAGCTGCCCCATCCACGTTGTCCCTTCTGGGCCCCACTTTCCCAGGCTTAAGCAGCTGCTCCGCTGACATTAAAGATATCCTGAGCGAGGCCGGCACCATGCAActtcttcagcagcagcagcagcaacagcagcagcaacagcagcagcagcaacagcagcaggagGTAATATCCGAAGGCAGCAGCAGCGGCGCGAGAGCAAGGGAGGCCACTGGGGCTCCCTCTTCCTCTAAAGATAGTTACCTAGGGGGCAATTCGACCATATCTGACAGTGCCAAGGAGTTGTGTAAAGCAGTGTCTGTGTCCATGGGATTGGGTGTGGAAGCACTGGAACATCTGAGTCCAGGGGAACAGCTTCGGGGAGACTGCATGTACGCGTCGCTCCTGGGAGGTCCACCCGCGGTGCGTCCCACTCCTTGTGCGCCGCTGGCCGAATGCAAAGGTCTTCCCCTGGACGAAGGCCCGGGAAAAGGCACTGAAGAGACTGTTGAGTATTCCTCTTTCAAGGGAGGTTACGCCAAAGGGTTGGAAGGTGAGAGCCTGGGCTGCTCTGGCAGCAGTGAAGCAGGTAGCTCTGGGACACTTGAGATCccgtcctctctgtctctgtataagTCTGGAGCAGTAGACGAGGCAGCAGCATACCAGAATCGGGACTACTACAACTTTCCACTGGCTCTGTCCGGGCCGCCGCACCCCCCGCCCCCTACCCATCCACACGCCCGCATCAAGCTGGAGAACCCGTTGGACTACGGCAGCGCCTGGACTGCGGCGGCAGCGCAATGCCGCTATGGGGACTTGGCTAGCCTACATGGAGGGAGTGTAGCCGGACCCGGACCCAGCACTGGATCGCCCCCAGCCACCGCCTCTTCTTCCTGGCATACTCTCTTCACAGCCGAAGAAGGCCAATTATATGGGCCAGGAGGCGGGGGCGGCAGTAGCAGCCCAAGCGATGCTGGGCCTGTAGCCCCCTATGGCTACGCTCGGCCCCCTCAGGGGCTGGCAAACCAGGAGGGTGACTTTTCTGCCTCCGAAGTGTGGTATCCTGGTGGAGTTGTGAACAGAGTACCCTATCCCAGTCCCAGTTGTGTCAAAAGTGAAATGGGACCTTGGATGGAGAACTACTCCGGACCTTATGGGGACATGCGGTAAGTTTATCCTAAAAATGCCTCCTTTTGACCAAGGGCACAGAGTAGCAGCTTGCATTTTGTGGGACCTAGGGACTCCCGCCCAAAAGAATATTCGGAGGGATCCTAAAACAGCTCAGTCCATTTCTATAGGAAGGTCTGCCCTACATCTGGAGCCCTCCTGGGGACTGTCCTCTTGTGAAATGCTCCACCTAAGCCCAGGGAATCTTTGCTGCGTTCCGGGGTGCTAATACGTCCTCTTCGAGATCCCCCCCCCCAGTTCCCCTAGCCTTCTAAACTCCTCCATTAAGATCTTTCTGAGTCCTATGGGTTCCAAACTTAAATCCAATTGCATGGGCCATTTTCAGAATGTCTCCCGTAAGCTCTTCactgtttttccttctccttccctcaaaGTCCTGGAAACACGATCCGAAATGTGGGGAGTTTCTTGTCTATGGGTATGTTGGTGAGCACCATTCAGCCTGTGAAGTGAATGGTCTTGGCATAACAAaagggaataaaaacaaaaacctgatttCGGCCCCGCATCCTTCAAAGAGAGATAATAGTATTCTCAATCGGAGAAAGAAAAGCCGCATCTGGTTGCTGAGGGGCTCCGGGGTGAAGGAGTGCAGTTTTATTTCCCAGGAAGAAACCAGTGACTTGCTCTCCGGTTAGAGGTCAGGCTTGAGAATTCAACAAGACACATTTAGAGCAGGTAGATGGGGTTACTTTCGTGGTAAACACCGGGCAAAGTTTGCTCTCACGTATTTCTCAGCATTGGCTGATTGTTGGGAGTAATTTTGTGGGCCAGTTTTCTCTTGAAAAGTGTTTACTTTTTGGAGATTAGAACACATCACAAAGTCTCTATTTGGGGCTTGCACTAGAcctgtaaagaaaagaaatgtactgTAAATGAATAATTTGAACAGGTTTGAGTTTGACTCACAAGtgttgcaaacaaaacaaaacaaaactgtaaagcATGTCCTGCTGGTTGAGTATGCTCAGAAATTTATACTGGGGAGGGGGGAATAAGGCACCACATTATATTTTTCATGTTAAGAACACACTTATAGTTTAAAACTTGAGTTGCTCGTGCTAACAAATTGAGTAAGAACTGTCAGTGACCTATGAACCACAGTGTTGCCTCACAGTTCGAATTAGGACAAGAGAAAAGTGGCGGGCAATTTTGCCTTATTAAAAGTATTTACCACTGCTTCTTGAGCCTCTTAGAGACTAGTTGAAACATTTTCTCCACTAAGTTAAGATAATCGCTTCATCTGATAAGATGGAGTATTGACTGAGTAATTAATGGTTGATTTTTCCTGAGGTGTTCATGTTTCTCTATGGATTTATGTCTATGTCTCAAgtgtttctctttcatttgtgATGTTCCCCAAATGTCTTTGTGAGATGTACCATAATTTTTGGTGACTTAATTCTAacaatttgtattcttttattgttcttgGTTGTTAGGACAGTGTCCAAAAATGAAAAAGGGAGGATAGGTTTTCATGAAATACACTTTTTTTGAGTTGTTGAAGAAACAGTTTATTGTAGTTTATATTCTATTTGGTTTTTAAGGTTTGTCTTACAGGATTTTCAAGGATTCATTTGATAGCATTAAATCTTTTCCAGTTAAGTTAGAGTGTTTATTTTTGTGATGGGTTTTACTGTGGGATAAAAGGTCTTTATTTTATGAGAATAGATTTACTCAGTATGGTTAATTTTTTCTAGGGCTGTCAACTAGAGAACGGAGTCTCTCTTTTACTACAAACTTTTCCTTCGGGGCGGGAATGTCTAAAGTGCTTCCTAGTGCACCTATCTTCTGGCTATCCCACCCCATCTTGCTCACTTAACAAGGACGGAAAGTAGTAGTTCTCAGTGTTGGTTTTAGAAGATGCGTTTTTGAAAATACAGTGTGACTTTCTACCAAGTGAATTTAAATACTTTCTAGCATTTATATAGTGAGCATTCTGATGTTATCTCAGTTCTTAATGGGAGGGGTCCCTTCGATATTAGAATGATCATTATACTTTGAAGCGTCATTGACACTCTAAATTTTTTCCTGAGAATATGGCTAGAGTCAATGAAGTTCCTGTCTAAGTGAGATGACGGTTTCCATTTCTAGGATTTAGAAAATCATTTTCTtgcaaattaattaattgatcTCATTAGAATGCAACcaaaattttaaatggaaatagtttctgacttttcttttgtttcctagtACTTCACAAGCATAATTGGATGAAAAGCAAAGACTTTTTAAAGGCAAGTCCAGAGCTCATTCCCTCTGGATGTCATGCATTGTATGCTGATTTTGAGTTTTATAACTGAAAATTTTGGAAGCTTCTCATAACTTTTGTCAATTGTTTGTGACCAGAAACATTAGTTATATAAGGGAGAAAGTTTTCTAGCTTCAGGAACTGCGGCAGTAATTCGGTGTCAGACATCAGCAACATTTCTACTGAGAAGGCAGAAGCTGAAGATCTTCcgaaactttttttttacttagtttaGCATATGTTtttaacagaaggaaaaataaaactaatgggTTTTGTTTGTAAGCCTGATGATATTTTATGGAGCTGTTTTCTCTTGGAGATCAAACAAGACTACAACTTTGCAGCACAAAACTGTGGTAAACATGGATTCTTACAAATTAGAACCctagagaactcagaaaactTTGAGTTGGGGCTTAGAGAAAATTACTCAGATGCAGAGTGGAAATTAATATTTTGTGCGTGTTTGTTCCAGCATACATAAGAGGCATTATTTTAGTGACATTGGCAAGTTCtgccttttattttatcttttctaggTACGGTGTTTTTATCAATTCTcatgtcatctccactctctttCCTGGTTACCAAGCAGTTTTCTCCAACTATCATATAAGGAGTAGTTTGCATGTTTTATAAAGCAAAATTTGGCTTTCTGACCAAGGGATGATTTCTACTCTCCTCTGTAGTTCGTAAACATATAGTGAGTTCTTCCTGAGTCTCCGTCACCTGAACCTGATACCAAATTTTGGCCAAGTCAGTTGTAAGTAGTCACAAGATGTAGCCATGGCAAGACCCTCTTATGTAGAGTAGCTCTCTCAGCTTAGTATCATcagttgaaaacattttctgtgcCATTTATAACTTTCCAGTTGTTAGTTTGTGGTGCTTTCCCGGCATTGTTAATTTTACCTCATCAGAGGACTGATACATGGAAATAATATGTTGAACTTGCTGACAcatttgattgttttttgttaattatttttcttcactgTTCTAATTTTCTCATCTGGTttacatatatacttttaaaacagaGAATTCTTTCATCTCCTGATTTGTACACATACAATGGTCACTCTTTGGGGTATCCTGTGAGTTGAATAtggacttattattattattttattattactactactactacatcTACTACATATGGTGATACAGAGACCATTAATTTTAATTGGAGTTTGGTTTAAGCAAGGAGCAGGATGCAGACTAGGAGGGACAAAGCAAGAGGCTTGATTCACAATAACATCTGAACTCAtgatactgaaaaaaaatagtgataataaaaagaaacaaaagtgacATTTTTTAGTGTTGGTAAGGGAATGAGAAGAAAATctttccccaacccccaactACTCTATCTTCTCTTTGTCTGCAGCTTCCTCAAATCCTGCCTatgcttggttttcttttattccatGCCTTCTGTGCCTTTGACATTGAAATATAGACTCTTCTTTCTACTCCATGGGATTGTTTTTCCTTCATTATACCTGTGGCATGCCCCTAAAGAttctttttaatgaaaatctGGCAACTAACAGATCAGATGAGCACAGCACCTCTCTTAAGACTAGACAGCAGGAGGGAACTATAAAATGAACAGCCACATAGGAGAACATTTTACCTTGAGGTTAGAGCCAGGTTCAACAGTTGCTGAGGAAATTGTGAGAGATAGCTTATGCAACTTGAAGATTTAGTGAAATATTTTGTCATCCCCACTGcaggtgtgggtgtgtatgtatgtgtctctgtctgtgtgtctgtcagcaTATATCATGCAGAACTggagtttgaacccagggccctcTGCACTGAGCTATCTACACAGCCTATCTTAATCTCTGTCCTTTTCCCTCTGATGACCCTACTGATAAccttctctcagacactgaagatAATTATACTCTCAGTTTCTCAAAAGCTCTGTCTGGATctgtatctattcatctattcTGTATGTCTAGGTCAGCTTTAGTCTTCACATGAGGGTGCTCAAGCTACATGCAAATGCTTATtggtaaacaaagaaaatagtaaagaaattattttacttCAGTATCTGTTGTCAGCAGTTCATGGAGTTCTGTAATATTCATGTATACTGAGTTATACGTATCCTAAGCATAACATTGACTTTTAAATAATGACTTGTGAAATACCATGCAATTAATGCTATTTGATGTCCTTCAtgatatataacaaaatatgtacatatttatg contains:
- the Ar gene encoding androgen receptor; protein product: MEVQLGLGRVYPRPPSKTYRGAFQNLFQSVREAIQNPGPRHPEAASIAPPGACLQQRQETSPRRRRRQQHTEDGSPQAHIRGPTGYLALEEEQQPSQQQSASEGHPESRCLPEPGVATAPGKGLPQQPPAPPDQDDSAAPSTLSLLGPTFPGLSSCSADIKDILSEAGTMQLLQQQQQQQQQQQQQQQQQQEVISEGSSSGARAREATGAPSSSKDSYLGGNSTISDSAKELCKAVSVSMGLGVEALEHLSPGEQLRGDCMYASLLGGPPAVRPTPCAPLAECKGLPLDEGPGKGTEETVEYSSFKGGYAKGLEGESLGCSGSSEAGSSGTLEIPSSLSLYKSGAVDEAAAYQNRDYYNFPLALSGPPHPPPPTHPHARIKLENPLDYGSAWTAAAAQCRYGDLASLHGGSVAGPGPSTGSPPATASSSWHTLFTAEEGQLYGPGGGGGSSSPSDAGPVAPYGYARPPQGLANQEGDFSASEVWYPGGVVNRVPYPSPSCVKSEMGPWMENYSGPYGDMRLDSTRDHVLPIDYYFPPQKTCLICGDEASGCHYGALTCGSCKVFFKRAAEGKQKYLCASRNDCTIDKFRRKNCPSCRLRKCYEAGMTLGARKLKKLGNLKLQEEGENSSASSPTEDPSQKMTVSHIEGYECQPIFLNVLEAIEPGVVCAGHDNNQPDSFAALLSSLNELGERQLVHVVKWAKALPGFRNLHVDDQMAVIQYSWMGLMVFAMGWRSFTNVNSRMLYFAPDLVFNEYRMHKSRMYSQCVRMRHLSQEFGWLQITPQEFLCMKALLLFSIIPVDGLKNQKFFDELRMNYIKELDRIIACKRKNPTSCSRRFYQLTKLLDSVQPIARELHQFTFDLLIKSHMVSVDFPEMMAEIISVQVPKILSGKVKPIYFHTQ